The sequence ggggagaagggagaatggGGACTTACGGAGGAAGTAGGATTTGCCATAAGTTGATAATTGGTGAAGTTAGGTTTAGGGTCCATTGGGTATCATTATATTATTCTCCTTTAGAaattttgtgtatgtttgaaattttccataataaagaatTAGAAGTTTAAACAGGAACAGCACTTAGAGGCAGCCATCTATAAATGAGCATCTGAAATCCCACCCTGACTGGCTGGTGCCTGTGGTGTAGGAGGGTTTTTAATCCTGCCCCAGGGCTTCCCCTAAGGGGGTACACAGAGCgccttgtttttatttaaggGTTACTTCACTCCCCCTCGAAACACACAAGTAGCAGCACTGGCTCGCGCTACTTGTGGGCAGAATGAGTCTTGTGGGTAGAATGTGCTAGATTACATTATGTTTAAAATTCCATTGCTGCTGACGTTAATTTTGGCAGACTCAAAAGTAGTGTTCCCGATGAAGAGAATAGAGTTCATTTACTCAGCGGTTGGCTTATTTTTGTTCCCTGCCAAATCAGTCAGCTTCTGTGTCTGGTTTCCTGGTTACCAGCTCCTGTGGTGATAGCACTGGAAGAAGCAGGTTGTCATGGAGAAAACCACAGGCAGGAGAGCAAAGCCGTTGGTGAGCAGTGTTTGTCACGGTGTCACCAAAGGGCTGTTTGAGGTTGTCACCCAGACTTGCCTACTTCAGTCTCCTACTACATCTCTAACAAATGGTGGCCGGGCTTATTGAGAGTAGAGAGAAATGGTTGAGAGCAAGGTGTTTGGGGTCACACTTGGCCTTGAGTGCCAGCTTCAGTCAGCTGAGACCCAAGGAAGGGCAAGACTGGGCCCTCGCCAGCTGTCCCAGGGAGTAATGGCAGGGTAGTGCCTGGCGCATGGGTGAGTGCTTTGCAAATGGCAGCTCTTCCTGTTAGGTATTCTCTGTGCAGAAAGGAATTGGGCCTCTGCGTTTATTTCCCTTAAACGCTGATATTTCTAGAATCGTGTAGAGCAGTGTACAGGTCTGAAGGGATGTAATGGTACCTTCTTATTTTACAGGGTTCTGAAGTCAGAGATCTTGAGACTAATAATGGCAGGaaaatcatcactttttaaagtaattctcCTTGGAGATGGTGGAGTTGGGAAGAGTTCTCTCATGAACAGATATGTGACTAATAAGTTTGATACCCAGCTCTTCCATACCATAGGtgtggaatttttaaataaagagctgGAGGTAGATGGACACTTTGTGACCATGCAGATCTGGGACACGGCCGGTCAGGAGAGATTCCGAAGCCTGAGGACGCCCTTTTACAGAGGTTCTGACTGTTGCCTGCTCACTTTCAGTGTCGATGATTCTCAAAGCTTCCAGAACTTGAGTAACTGGAAGAAAGAATTCATATATTACGCTGATGTTAAAGAGCCCGAAAGCTTTCCTTTTGTCATTTTGGGGAACAAGATCGACATAAACGAACGGCAGGTGTCTGCAGAAGAAGCCCAAGCCTGGTGCAGGGACAACGGCGACTACCCTTACTTCGAAACAAGTGCAAAAGATGCCACCAACGTGGCAGCGGCCTTTGAGGAAGCAGTTCGAAGAGTGCTTGCCACCGAGGATAGGTCGGATCACTTGATTCAGACAGACACCGTCAGTCTGCACCGGAAGCCCAAGCCCAGCTCCTCTTGCTGTTGATCCTGATGAGAGAGGTTTAaccaactcacacacacacacacacgaataaaCATGGGGAGAGGAGAACTAGCATTTGCAGCAATAGATCATATACTCATAAAATTAAACTAACCATATTGCTGCTCCATACGTGGGTGGGAGAAGGGACACATTCACTCAGAAGAATCTTATTTACTCAGTAATGGCATCTTACATTTATAAGTTGTAACGGTTGtctaataacatttaatttaaatatgtaagTTACAGAGCTAATAAATGAGATGACCAAGACTTTGACTTtgtgattaaaacaaaacacttgaATATTCTAGAAATTGTTCTTTTCCTGGGAAAATGGAGAACgactttttatatatgtatatttttatgtaattagcATCTATTCCTGGTTCAGGGGGAAATTTCCTACGGCAATAATGTTAGTTATTAAAGATTAAAATTGAGTGCATCTGTGCTGCAGTGATTTATTTCTatattctctttaaaattattgaagTGTTCACATTTTCATTCTACATAATGGAATTGATCTCTTGATCTCCCCAGTAATCGCTCGTCATTTGTGCGCCACACGTTCGCTACCCCCTCAACCCCAGAAGCCAACTTGATCATTATTCTTAGAAGAAATGTGAAGGATTATACTTTGTATGAGGGTAAGAGAAGACATCTTTATTTGGTCGTGTATTTATTTAGTGCCTTCTCCTTCACTGAACATTGTCTAGTGATTTGCTCTCGAAGATTTCTCTTCTTGCTGCAATGACCAGACTTACTGATAAAACAAATTGTGATCTTTCGTGGATAAAGCTCATATGCTGCACCTTCATGCCGATTCCATCCTCCAGAGACAAACCAATGCCTAGACCCTGTGTCAGAGAAGACGGGACCCTGGCTGTGGAGCAGTGAGTTATCAAAGGACATGCTTGGGGCAGGGGTACATTTTGAGAAATTAAATAGATATATTTCTTTCCCTGGCTCCACTCATTGGAAACCACTGAAAAAGAGTATCATTACAGTAAGCTAAGCTTTTGAAAGTCTTATTTCCTAACATAACAATTTGGATGTAAGGaaaatgtttcacatttttaatttggggaaattAAATCTCTTCATATTCTCAGGTTGGAGAAAGCTctagattttattatttgtaatcaCTCCccccagaaaaaacacacaaatcctccacccaaaaaacaaattttttattgatttcagagaagaaaagagagatagaaacatcaatgatgagagagaatcatggatcagctgcctcctgcataccccacactcgGGATCGaccttgcaacccgggcatgtgctctgaccaggaatcaaaccatgaccttctggttcataggttgatgctcaaccactgagccacaccagctgggcttgttttttgttttttaaatcaagtgtACCCATTGTTTTGTGAGTTGCCCTTTTTCTCTTAATATGTCTGGACATATTTACATTATAGTAGACCCCTCTCATTTATTTGCTGTATGGATATCTAACAACTATTCAAACCCTTCTCTTATGAAAGATATGGAGCATGAAAGTGCTAGTTTCCCTCACCTTGGTCAATTTCTCTGCTTACATGAAAAGTAGGGGCAACAGTGAAGCATTCTAGGAATCACATGGTTCAAATCCTAGGGACAAGGGACATATCTTTACCTTTGCCACCTAGTTCCTGTGCCTGGTGGAAGCCACATGTGTTTTTGGGTGTCCATCTAgatcagggatggggaacctttttttctgtcaagggccatttaagtataacatcattcgtgggccatacacaattatcaacttaaaaattagcttgctatatttggtcaaacatttcattaactcatccctaatgccttggtagggccagaccaaatggtttcgctatggcccatgggccagagTACCCTACTCCTGATCTAGATATTTAGTACATAAGGAAagtatattgtactagaggcccagtgcatgaattcatgcacaggtagggtctctaggcccaGCCAGTGATGGGGGCCGATCAGGGATGCCTGGCTGGCCACAGGTTGGCTGTTggagcacacttaccaccagggggcagctcctgtgttgagtgtctgtcccctggtggtcagtgcgtgtcatagtgactggttgtaatggtcgcttaggcctttatatatatattagtttgctaggctGTCATAATAAAATGCAGATTGTGTGGCTTGGGCAATGGGAATTTCTTTTCTCACAATGCTGGAGCTAGaagtcccaggtcagggtgtgggTAGGTTTAGTTTCTCCTGAGGACTCTCCCCATGGCTTGCCGATGACCTTTCCCTGTGTTGttaccaccccccctcccatctatatccaaatttcctcttataaggataccagaTTGGATTAGGCCCACCCAAACAGGCTCATTTTAACTTAAATCACTTCTTTGagggccccatctccaaatacagccacattctGAGTGTGTGCATGGGGCCTAGGACttcaacatgaatttggggggtAGGGGAACAGTTTGGCCCATAACGTGTATAGATATTTACAAAACGTTTAATTTAGGTACTTGTATAGATTTAACTAATACCTTAGTGTATTTTTAAGCTtttaagcatcttttcaaatACTGTATTTTCAGATAAATATTTAAGGATTAGATTAGTTGGCATTCTAGAGGTCTAGTGTTGAGCAGCTAAAATGATCAAAGGAACAGGTCTTCATATGTGTAGACAGGCTGACAGGAGAGTAATCCTACACACCACAATTTAAAGGGAATCTGGGGAACAAGGGCTAATATATCAAACATGGTACTGAGATGTAATTAAGAACAAAACCTGACTACATAGCTTTGTCCTTCAATGTAACTACAACTAACTGATGGAAAAGCTCTTGAACCAGCAGCAAAAGGTAGCTGAAAATCTGattcttttgaagaaaaaaagatgcTTTAATGGGCTGGTCTTACCTATACAAAGATGAAAAGTATGGGAAAAACAAGAGTTGGGGATCAAAGCAGGTGGTGCAGAAATGATGGCAACAGCTTTGGAGCCCCCAAAGAAAGCAGAACTGTGGTTTGGGGATGAGGGGCCTGTTACAGCGCTGTGTTTGCCACTCAGCGTTTGGGCCATCTGAGAGAGTGTGAATGTATAGACCCAAGTTCAGTGTTAAAGACCAACTGCTGACCTCAGAGAATGGACAAATGTACTTTTGGCCAACGAGAACAATTTCAGGAAGCTGTGTGGAAAATGGAAAGGTACTTCATCAATGGGCTACTTCCAGTTTTGTCACCTCCTTCACTCTGGTGAAAAATTCCCTAGTTGAAGTTAAAACATGTCTTACAGAAAACCTTGCTTTACGTTTCTATAAAATCTTGTGTAAGCTTTCACTGTCCTATGACACTGATGCCAGTTCTCACACAATACCAGTGGCTTGTGGGGCAGTGCCGTGTTAAGTAGAAAAATGGACCTGTGGGTTCTGAGAAGTCACCACTGTGGCCTGTCAACAGTGAGGTATTGTgagtgaagaaaaagaacatgGGTCTATCGGGCAGAGCATAGATCGGTGGTCTCTGCATTCGTGGACAGTGGGGCAACAGTGCAGCCTTCTAGGAAACAAAGGACAAAATCAGATTGGTGCATTTAATTTGGATCTCTTTGGAAGTGCTAATGATTACAAATTTAATACCTGTGCTCAGTGGAGCCTGAAGCCTGTGGGAAAGCATGAGCCCCGGCAAATGCCCAGGGTGCTACTGATGTCCCTCCACAGCTCTTGTATTCCAGAACCTTCAGTAACATCACCTACTACCAGATCTATGCTTTATCAACTCGCCAGTCCCGGTTCTGTCCCATCAGCTGTCCAATCCCCATGCCTAGTCCTGCTTTTACCCACACCTTCGTGCCCAGCATGCTTTCCCTGTGCAGCCCACCCACCAGCTCCTCTGCTCATCATTGGACTTGCCTTGGAGCTCCTTCAAAGATGCAGGCATACATGAAATTTGGTAATTACAGTaatgtattttccggcgtataagacgactgggcatatagaagattttcctgggttaaaaagtcatcttatatgctggaaaatacggtactcacgCAGGGCTCTTGTTACTTGTTCCCATCTCTCCCTCACGAGCCCAGAGAAAAGGGTCGCTGTTTGCAGGGCACTGCTGTGTGGCCCAGCCAGGACCCATCCATCTCTACCCTAGAActccctgctgctgctcctggccGCTTGCGTCGCAGCCCTCTGTGCTACATGGTCATTGAGGGCAGGGCAAACTACATAAGACGTGTTTGGGTCTCTCCAATGAGCATGGCTGAAATGACTCCTAGATTTCTAGCTGAATATCTTTTTCTGCTCCCAAAGCTCTGGCACCTAACTTGAGACGATCCAggttctgtaaaatgggttaatatatatatattagtttgcAGACTTtcgaaataaaactaaaatggtATTGGTGGCAGGGTGAGCAGCACTTAAAAAATTCGGTATTAAATTCCCACAATCTTGGACAAACATctttatttagtaaataaaataaatagggtaaaaaaaatcatagtagTAACTTCACACAAAGATACAAGATCACACTTAGAATTACTTGCTCAAGTTATTCAGAATGGAACAAAAGTCTTCAAGTGCTCACAAGTAGCATGGAAAGTATGTCTTTATATTACTTGCTTTTCGATTGACATCTACTCGTTTACAGTAAGGTCCCACACGCCTTACAGTAAAaaagccccctcctgccccctccaatGCACAGCTTAAAAGACTAGGAGTGCACATGCTAATGTAATACAAGCTTTTCTGTGTTTACAACTCTAAAATCGTCTTCCAGCTTTTTACTAACAGGTATCAACAGGTTCGTTAAATCTTTAGCATACTGTCTAAGGGAAAGGCAATAAAAGAACACAACCTGGCCCTTTGGGCCCagtctcccattttacagacatggATCCCGGATTTCAGAATGACAGCAGGATCACTGTCCCGTCTCGGACAGGGGCAGGTACGTGGCACTGGGCactgtatacatttttatatcatcTCTAGATGTATGGGTAAGCCCATGTATGTCCTACCAACTTTATTCCTCACTGCAGATGCTTTAGTTTTAAATCTGACTACCAAATCTTGACAATGACATTTGGTTCTGGATTGTTACATCAAGATCAAGCTATATGAATGAGGAAAGTCAAAAGCCTATTCTCAAATTTTCAAAGATATTTCAAGGATATTGATAAAGAAATCCTTATAAATAACTGTTCAGAAGCAAATATTAATCTATTGGTAATTCTAAGAAACTAAATGTACTATTTTTAACTATAAGGAATTTTACTAGGTTTAGATAGATTGATACAACAAGTAAAACTTTCCCAGGCTATTTAATCAAGTAACTTACAATGTACACATTCCTGAGTATATTCCATTGTGGCGACACtgtttatttccaaatttttttgTTTAGCTTAAGAGGTGTTTCTTCCCAAGAAACTGAACTTTCCTGTCAAATGCACTGGATCGAATAGGAGAATTTGGTTCATAAAATGGATTCATTGCAAACTAGGAAAGAAGAAAGTATTAGTGAGTTTGTCAGAGTAAAAAGGCATGGGTCTCTAcattattttgagttttaaattaaaagaaatcattAAAGACATTCAAAACGAAAGTCAGAAGATCACGTTTTTAAGTTTCCATAAAAATGTTCTATGGTTAAATAGTAACTTCCCCTTAAGGAAATTTCTTGGTGTTTTAGTTTTGAGCAGTACTTGTGGTGAAACGATAAGTGTTGCCTATGTAAGCAACATTAACTCAGGAGTCACCGTGTGTGTGAATTACTAACCTCCTTACATTCATTGTAAGCATATGAATTAAACTGTAAGACTtacataaaatacaaatgaaaaatgtgCCATATCATGGGTCTCTAAGTTAAGAAAAAGTTATACCACACTGACTAAAAATTATTCTTGTGTGGTAATTTTTTAATAATCAGATTTTAATACTCTCCTTTAACACAAGGCTAAGTGACCAGTCTCTCAGATAATGCAACGAATGTATCATAACATGTCAGAGAAAATTATTAATGACAAATGGAATCACTAATGAGCAAAGGAGTGAGCAATTTTTACACCTTAATCACTTTGTCTACCTTTATAAAAGGACTAGATAGTCTTACTTGCTAGTGCTGACTAGGAATATTGTTAGCTGTGGCAATATGCAAAAATCTTGTTCAAATACagaacatttaaattattaagaaataCTGTTGTCAGTACTGCAGTTTACTGatgtcctattattttatttttttccaattaagtATCAGGAAATGCGGGTGGCACCAATCTCCCTGGGTGACTATTTGATAATATATGAATCACTTCCTGCTGGCTTATGATCGGTATTCATTGCACTGTAACTTATTTCTAAAGTAGATGGAAAGCATTTTAGATT comes from Eptesicus fuscus isolate TK198812 chromosome 1, DD_ASM_mEF_20220401, whole genome shotgun sequence and encodes:
- the RAB9A gene encoding ras-related protein Rab-9A encodes the protein MAGKSSLFKVILLGDGGVGKSSLMNRYVTNKFDTQLFHTIGVEFLNKELEVDGHFVTMQIWDTAGQERFRSLRTPFYRGSDCCLLTFSVDDSQSFQNLSNWKKEFIYYADVKEPESFPFVILGNKIDINERQVSAEEAQAWCRDNGDYPYFETSAKDATNVAAAFEEAVRRVLATEDRSDHLIQTDTVSLHRKPKPSSSCC